A genomic segment from Lagenorhynchus albirostris chromosome X, mLagAlb1.1, whole genome shotgun sequence encodes:
- the TEX13D gene encoding LOW QUALITY PROTEIN: testis-expressed protein 13D (The sequence of the model RefSeq protein was modified relative to this genomic sequence to represent the inferred CDS: inserted 2 bases in 1 codon; deleted 3 bases in 2 codons; substituted 1 base at 1 genomic stop codon), whose product MAVGLGDHASGFRHNEVIRFINDEVLMNGGGPDFYVAFCSRSWNEVEDRLRVVVADPQVPCATKRACAWSALALSVRVGARQRERQAFRVQWLQEQVGEREAASWAXSELRRLREEREEVVTXLRLTRAALQQALKQRDVLCGRLLLVERSAQVTPLAQELLPGPRAEQLGAAEWPMSVEQQRDVVAMGEHDRLYFKSQMPAPTDVLYVPGPPSPWAQAVQPPLPVPLPYPFPFHAPFPMGFPFLPPVPPAVAMETEAGVVPFQVPPLGISPPGPWAAVVFQGEMAPLWNQRSYSQGEGPEILQGTVPLGDIRSLNQEEGPERSEGMIPLGDSWSHSQEEGLERPRGMVHLRDSWSLNQEAGPESPQGMVPLGANGSYSQEEVPKRSQGNVPRGDNRSQSQEGDLERSPRTIPLGNSRSHRQDDPERPQGTGPLGVSRSQSREGGPQGPQGMPPPLFNRRHGQEGGPERPQATAQGDSWSPSGRENPKKQQPQGQKTKRPEGKKASESHHQEKSASGCSSVNWECPWCKAMSFPWHKACYECKKVCMVVESGGPDPGQTH is encoded by the exons ATGGCCGTGGGCCTTGGGGACCATGCCAGCGGGTTCCGCCACAACGAGGTGATCAGATTCATCAACGATGAAGTCCTCATGAACGGGGGCGGCCCCGATTTCTACGTGGCCTTCTGCTCGCGGTCCTGGAATGAGGTAGAGGATCGGCTGCGCGTCGTCGTCGCTGACCCACAGGTGCCGTGCGCCACCAAGAGGGCCTGTGCCTGGAGCGCGCTGGCCTTGAGCGTGCGTGTGGGCGCGAGGCAGCGGGAGCGGCAGGCGTTCCGGGTTCAGTGGCTGCAGGAGCAGGTAGGGGAACGCGAGGCGGCTTCCTGGGC CTCTGAGCTGCGGCGCCTGCGCGAGGAGCGCGAGGAGGTGGTCACGTAGCTGCGCCTCACGCGGGCCGCCTTGCAGCAGGCGCTGAAACAGCGCGATGTGCTTTGTGGGCGGCTGCTCCTGGTCGAGAGGTCGGCACAGGTCACCCCACTGGCCCAAGAGTTGCTGCCTGGGCCTCGAGCCGAGCAACTTGGGGCTGCAGAGTGGCCCATGAGCGTAGAGCAGCAGAGAGATGTGGTAGCCATGGGGGAGCATGACAGGCTGTATTTCAAGAGCCAGATGCCAGCCCCGACAGATGTCCTTTATGTGCCGGGACCCCCGAGTCCCTGGGCCCAGGCCGTGCAACCCCCTCTGCCAGTGCCGTTACCATACCCATTTCCATTCCATGCACCATTCCCGATGGGATTCCCATTCTTGCCACCTGTACCGCCAGCAGTAGCC ATGGAAACAGAAGCTGGAGTCGTCCCATTTCAGGTGCCTCCTCTGGGCATCTCTCCACCTGGCCCGTGGGCTGCAGTGGTCTTTCAGGGGGAGATGGCCCCACTGTGGAACCAGAGGAGCTACAGCCAGGGGGAAGGTCCTGAGATCCTGCAGGGTACAGTCCCCTTAGGGGATATCAGAAGTCTTAACCAGGAAGAAG GTCCAGAGAGGTCCGAGGGAATGATCCCTCTTGGGGATAGTTGGAGCCACAGCCAGGAAGAAGGCCTAGAGAGACCCCGGGGGATGGTCCACTTGAGGGATAGCTGGAGTCTCAACCAAGAAGCAGGTCCAGAGAGCCCCCAGGGGATGGTCCCCCTGGGGGCCAATGGGAGCTACAGCCAGGAAGAAGTTCCCAAAAGATCCCAGGGGAATGTTCCCCGGGGGGACAACAGAAGCCAGAGCCAGGAGGGAGACCTAGAGAGGTCCCCGAGGACCATCCCCCTGGGGAACAGCAGAAGTCACAGGCAAGACGATCCAGAGAGGCCCCAGGGGACTGGCCCCCTGGGGGTCAGCAGAAGCCAGAGCCGGGAAGGAGGTCCACAAGGGCCCCAGGGGATGCCCCCACCGCTGTTCAACAGGAGACATGGCCAGGAAGGAGGTCCAGAGAGGCCTCAGGCAACCGCCCAGGGGGACAGCTGGAGCCCTAGTGGGAGagaaaacccaaagaaacaaCAACCTCAGGGGCAGAAGACCAAGCGGCCAGAAGGGAAAAAAGCCTCAGAATCACACCACCAGGAGAAGTCTGCCTCAGGCTGCAGTTCAGTGAATTGGGAGTGC CCGTGGTGTAAAGCAATGAGTTTTCCATGGCACAAGGCTTGCTATGAATGCAAGAAAGTCTGCATGGTGGTTGAGAGTGGAGGCCCCGACCCAGGACAAACCCACTGA